Sequence from the bacterium genome:
GGTGTCTCCTTTCGTTCGTGCCAGCGCCTCCAAGAGCGCCTTTTCCTATGAGATGGGCGAAAATAATAGCTTTTTATTGCCGCGCTTTGACCGAGTGCGTCCCGTGGAGGTTCTTCAGGAGTATGAACGGTTGCAGGGGAGGCATGGACGTGATTTAGAGAACGCCTTGAAGAGAGCAATTCCTTATTTTGATAGTTTCGGCAGAATTTTAGAGAAGCACCTCATACCAACCGATATGCTCATTATCCCATTTGTTGAGAGCCACTTTCGTTCTCAAGCAGTTAGTCAAAAAGGTGCGGCAGGATTATGGCAGTTTACCCGAGCTACCGGTCGACACTACGGTTTACGTGTAAATTTGTTTGGAGATGAGAGGAAAGATCCCGACCGTTCAACGGATGCTGCTGCTCAATATCTTTACGACCTCTACTTGCAGTTTGGAGATTGGCCACTAGCACTTGCGGCATACAACTGTGGTGCTGCTCGCGTCAGGAGAGCTTGCAAAGGAGAACTGGTGTGTGATTATTGGAAATTGATTCGCAAGAAAGCGCTTCCACCGCAGACCAGGAAGTATGTGCCTCGTTTACTTGCATCTCTCCTGTATTTGGAGGATCGTGAGCTCTGGCCGTTTACTAAGGCGCGAGGACGTTGATGGAAATTCGCATTGGTCAGGGAGTTGATGTGCATGCTTTTGAAGCAGGTGGACGTCTTATTCTTGGCGGCATTGATGTTCCGCATCATTCAGGGCTGAAAGCGCACTCTGATGGCGA
This genomic interval carries:
- a CDS encoding lytic transglycosylase domain-containing protein is translated as MPIFFEPVFKMLLARLRQQQFFSPIKFNRLTLKFHMVIVILCLTGCSFIEQNWLIFHDPSPREETVSPFVRASASKSAFSYEMGENNSFLLPRFDRVRPVEVLQEYERLQGRHGRDLENALKRAIPYFDSFGRILEKHLIPTDMLIIPFVESHFRSQAVSQKGAAGLWQFTRATGRHYGLRVNLFGDERKDPDRSTDAAAQYLYDLYLQFGDWPLALAAYNCGAARVRRACKGELVCDYWKLIRKKALPPQTRKYVPRLLASLLYLEDRELWPFTKARGR